From a region of the Salinispira pacifica genome:
- a CDS encoding gamma carbonic anhydrase family protein — translation MRTLSENYSIYSYGDTIPNIAENVFIADGVRIIGDVEIGEDSGIWYNTVIRGDVHYIRIGTRTNVQDNCMLHVTHDTAPLNIGNGVTVGHQVTLHGCTVHDYSLIGIGAVVLDHAVVEENAFVAAGAVVKPGFRVPSGTLVAGIPAKVVRDLTPDEIKDLPASADRYFAYAQKSLDSPRI, via the coding sequence ATGAGAACCTTATCAGAAAATTACAGCATATACAGCTACGGCGATACAATTCCGAACATTGCAGAGAATGTTTTTATTGCAGACGGTGTGAGAATTATCGGTGATGTGGAGATCGGTGAAGATTCGGGTATCTGGTACAACACGGTGATCCGGGGGGATGTTCACTACATCCGCATCGGTACCCGTACCAATGTCCAGGATAACTGTATGCTCCATGTTACCCACGATACCGCTCCCCTGAATATCGGAAACGGGGTCACGGTGGGACATCAGGTAACCCTTCACGGATGCACGGTGCACGATTACTCCCTTATCGGGATCGGCGCAGTGGTTCTGGACCATGCGGTGGTGGAGGAAAACGCCTTCGTTGCCGCAGGAGCGGTGGTAAAGCCGGGGTTTCGTGTTCCTTCAGGCACTCTCGTTGCCGGGATTCCGGCGAAGGTGGTTCGGGACCTGACACCCGATGAGATAAAGGATCTGCCCGCCAGCGCCGATCGCTATTTTGCCTATGCTCAGAAGAGTCTGGACAGCCCGCGGATCTGA
- a CDS encoding YoaP domain-containing protein, whose protein sequence is MSYITLDKHNLAGEHICCGISDKKSRESYEMKKAWLGERFDEGYVFRKLDERAKVFIEYGPAEHAWVPVDAPGYLILGCFWVSGRFKQSGHGKALLASALEDARKQGKAGLAAITGKKKFHFMSDGAWLKRQGFTVADSTEDGFELLVLSAAEPAAETANEPGGGNTSPVTMPVSPVFRDSVKTGKVPGEDGISVLYSHRCVFTDYHVTRSLKESAEKRGIPLHITRIESREQARDACSPATLFSMYYNGRFVTTDVSACMDSRIDKFLKS, encoded by the coding sequence ATGAGTTACATCACCCTGGACAAACACAATCTGGCCGGCGAACACATCTGCTGCGGGATATCCGACAAAAAAAGCCGGGAGAGCTACGAAATGAAAAAAGCCTGGCTTGGGGAGCGATTCGATGAAGGGTACGTATTTCGCAAGCTGGATGAGCGGGCGAAAGTATTTATCGAGTACGGCCCTGCCGAGCATGCCTGGGTTCCGGTGGATGCCCCGGGGTATCTGATACTGGGCTGTTTCTGGGTTTCCGGGCGATTCAAGCAAAGCGGACACGGAAAAGCTTTGCTGGCATCGGCCCTTGAAGATGCCCGAAAGCAGGGTAAAGCCGGGCTTGCCGCCATAACCGGGAAGAAGAAATTCCATTTCATGAGCGACGGTGCGTGGCTGAAACGCCAGGGCTTTACCGTTGCCGATTCCACAGAGGACGGCTTCGAGCTGCTTGTCCTGTCAGCGGCCGAACCAGCGGCCGAAACTGCGAACGAACCAGGTGGCGGAAACACCTCTCCTGTCACCATGCCCGTATCGCCGGTTTTCCGGGACTCGGTGAAGACCGGCAAGGTCCCCGGGGAAGACGGGATCTCCGTACTCTATTCACATCGATGCGTGTTCACGGATTATCACGTAACCCGTTCTCTGAAAGAGAGTGCGGAAAAACGGGGAATCCCCCTGCATATCACCAGAATTGAAAGCCGTGAACAGGCGCGGGACGCCTGCTCACCTGCAACACTGTTTTCCATGTATTACAACGGCCGCTTTGTCACCACGGATGTCAGCGCCTGTATGGATTCCAGGATCGATAAATTTCTGAAGAGCTGA
- a CDS encoding AraC family transcriptional regulator: protein MLDRERQTADYYISKVNRSLDYIEDHFHSDLSIHEIASFAGISPYHFHRIFQAVTGESLYACVIRLRIERAAARLLTTSISVTEAAYSCGFNDAATFSRAFKKQLGLSPSIWRRKKQKGQDFGKMRKIDHAHTGGSGYNFSNSMNGKWLITPLGVDLKEEPARNIAYVRRQGAFAGDPGFFRDLYSDMSRRYGLISPEKKRIYVIYHNPLGITPDQQLRVSMGFEADEPEDAVANPDVIRLEEGLYIQARYEPGNREYGGAWSDLYRNILPSRGLEPRDGFAYERYAPDCHDRNRGVTRVDICVPVQKLK, encoded by the coding sequence GTGTTGGACAGAGAGAGACAGACTGCCGACTACTACATTTCAAAAGTGAACCGGTCTCTGGATTATATTGAGGATCACTTTCACTCCGACCTGAGCATCCATGAAATTGCCTCCTTTGCGGGAATATCCCCATACCATTTTCACCGGATCTTCCAGGCTGTAACCGGCGAATCCCTCTATGCCTGCGTTATCCGGTTGAGAATCGAACGGGCTGCTGCCCGCCTTCTTACCACCTCCATCTCCGTAACAGAAGCGGCATACAGCTGCGGCTTCAACGATGCCGCTACCTTTTCCCGGGCATTCAAAAAACAACTGGGACTCAGCCCTTCCATCTGGAGACGAAAAAAGCAGAAAGGACAGGATTTCGGGAAAATGCGCAAGATTGATCATGCCCACACCGGCGGATCAGGCTACAATTTTTCCAATAGCATGAACGGGAAATGGCTAATAACGCCCCTGGGGGTGGATCTGAAGGAAGAGCCGGCGCGAAACATCGCCTATGTCCGGAGGCAGGGAGCCTTTGCGGGTGATCCGGGCTTTTTCCGGGACTTGTATTCGGATATGAGCCGTCGCTACGGGCTGATATCCCCGGAAAAGAAACGGATCTACGTGATCTACCACAATCCGCTGGGTATTACCCCTGATCAGCAGCTCAGGGTTTCCATGGGATTCGAAGCGGACGAACCGGAGGACGCTGTGGCAAATCCGGATGTCATCCGGCTGGAGGAAGGTCTGTACATTCAAGCCCGCTACGAACCGGGAAACCGGGAGTACGGAGGGGCATGGAGCGACCTGTACCGGAATATCCTGCCGAGCCGCGGACTGGAACCCCGGGACGGATTCGCATACGAACGCTATGCGCCGGACTGCCATGATCGAAACCGCGGCGTGACAAGAGTGGATATCTGCGTTCCTGTTCAAAAACTGAAATAG
- a CDS encoding beta-ketoacyl-ACP synthase III, giving the protein MTIGISELSSYVPPRILSNEELSKQVDTSDEWIQSHTGIRERRISDDGTFASDLAIVAGSEVLKRRGLDPGDVDLVLVATSSPDYNPFPSTASLVQEGLGCKNAGAFDLQAGCSGFVYGLESAKGMVAGGSMKRILVIGSEVLSKITNWKDRNTCVLFGDGAGAALVEDTGPEGHVILDSWLKSKGSDAGALTREAGGTRVPGAPESPDPRKFTISMNGKKVYLFAVDAIVRTIKALCERNGNAPEELDWIVPHQANARIIEAAAARLKLPIEKFFMNLDRFANTSAASIPIALEEMRERSLLSPGQTLLTVGFGAGLSYGGNLIRW; this is encoded by the coding sequence ATGACTATCGGAATCAGTGAACTCAGCTCATATGTACCACCCCGGATTCTGAGCAATGAAGAGCTCAGTAAACAAGTCGATACCAGCGACGAATGGATACAGTCCCATACAGGCATCAGGGAACGGCGTATCTCCGATGACGGAACCTTCGCATCGGACCTGGCGATTGTTGCGGGAAGTGAAGTCTTAAAGCGCCGCGGTCTTGATCCCGGAGATGTGGACCTGGTGCTGGTTGCCACATCCTCTCCGGACTACAATCCCTTTCCTTCCACCGCCTCTCTGGTCCAGGAGGGACTGGGCTGTAAGAATGCAGGGGCATTTGATCTTCAGGCCGGATGCAGCGGTTTTGTATATGGTCTGGAATCGGCAAAGGGCATGGTGGCCGGAGGAAGCATGAAGCGGATCCTGGTGATCGGCAGCGAAGTGCTGAGCAAAATCACCAACTGGAAGGACCGAAACACCTGTGTGCTCTTCGGAGACGGCGCAGGAGCCGCCCTGGTGGAAGATACCGGCCCTGAAGGACATGTTATTCTGGATTCCTGGCTGAAATCCAAGGGCTCGGACGCCGGTGCCCTGACTCGGGAGGCGGGAGGAACCAGAGTTCCCGGAGCCCCCGAATCACCTGACCCCCGGAAGTTTACCATCAGCATGAACGGAAAAAAGGTGTATCTCTTTGCAGTTGACGCCATCGTCCGAACAATCAAGGCACTGTGTGAACGAAACGGCAATGCTCCCGAGGAACTGGACTGGATCGTGCCCCACCAGGCAAATGCAAGAATCATCGAAGCTGCGGCAGCCAGGCTGAAACTGCCCATAGAAAAGTTTTTCATGAACCTGGACCGCTTCGCCAATACATCGGCGGCGTCCATTCCCATTGCCCTGGAAGAGATGCGGGAACGGTCTCTGCTCTCCCCCGGGCAGACGCTTCTCACCGTCGGCTTCGGTGCAGGCTTGAGTTACGGTGGAAACCTCATCCGCTGGTAA
- a CDS encoding gamma carbonic anhydrase family protein — protein sequence MIHSLKGVSPDTKESRFIAWNVEVVGDVILGKDTGVWYSASLRGDMAPIRVGDRTNVQDNAVLHVDTDLPLEVGSGVTIGHSAILHGCRIGNDCLIGMGAIVLNGAEVGEGSVVGAGALVTEGKKFPPRSLIVGSPAKAVKEVDDQMLVKIQANARAYVDMARDHQEGCEPVG from the coding sequence ATGATACACAGTTTAAAAGGCGTCAGCCCCGATACAAAAGAAAGCCGGTTTATTGCATGGAATGTAGAAGTGGTGGGGGATGTAATCCTGGGAAAGGATACAGGTGTGTGGTACTCGGCCAGCCTCCGGGGGGATATGGCCCCGATCCGGGTAGGCGACCGTACCAACGTACAGGACAATGCGGTTCTTCATGTAGATACCGACTTGCCCCTGGAAGTGGGAAGCGGAGTCACCATTGGCCATTCTGCGATTCTCCACGGCTGCCGCATCGGGAACGACTGCCTCATCGGCATGGGTGCAATTGTGCTCAACGGAGCTGAAGTGGGTGAGGGCTCGGTGGTGGGCGCCGGCGCACTGGTCACCGAAGGAAAAAAGTTCCCTCCCCGCTCTCTTATAGTGGGAAGTCCGGCGAAGGCCGTGAAAGAGGTGGATGATCAGATGCTGGTGAAAATACAGGCGAACGCCCGGGCGTATGTGGACATGGCCCGGGATCACCAGGAAGGCTGCGAACCGGTGGGGTAG
- a CDS encoding tetratricopeptide repeat protein, with translation MKHVPLCCVALLCLVSSLHADDKSHYLKLLDNQSFEELELHLHDWESRNPDDPEMLIAWFNYYLNMGRTSGMVMEKRDDQPAGSSMAISDPDTGDVIGYMYEQTEYDPEMVGRGISYLNRALELYPDRLDIHFGKIKTLEDLGDYQAESRALQHAIEVSSDIANQWFWSDYEALEDGKAFFIGNIQDYYSHWFNDGGDTAIDAIRSAAETQMKEFPGHPYAYNNMALSHLVKNELEAALPYLLEAETLSPEDYIVINNIARVYYTLGDSESARRYFLRLRDFPDSINQDYVERALESLE, from the coding sequence ATGAAACATGTCCCCCTGTGCTGTGTGGCGCTGCTTTGTCTGGTCTCATCCCTTCATGCCGACGACAAATCTCATTATCTGAAACTCCTGGATAATCAGTCGTTTGAAGAGCTTGAGCTTCATTTACACGATTGGGAATCCCGGAATCCCGATGACCCGGAAATGCTCATCGCCTGGTTCAACTATTACCTGAACATGGGGCGCACAAGCGGCATGGTTATGGAGAAGCGGGATGATCAGCCGGCCGGAAGCTCCATGGCGATTAGCGATCCCGATACGGGAGATGTTATCGGATACATGTATGAGCAGACTGAGTACGACCCTGAAATGGTCGGGCGGGGAATATCCTATTTAAACCGTGCCCTGGAACTGTATCCAGACCGCCTGGACATCCACTTCGGGAAGATTAAGACCCTGGAAGATCTGGGTGATTATCAGGCAGAAAGCCGAGCGCTTCAACATGCCATAGAAGTATCCTCTGATATTGCCAATCAATGGTTCTGGTCTGATTATGAGGCGCTGGAAGACGGAAAGGCGTTTTTCATCGGCAATATACAGGATTACTATAGTCACTGGTTTAATGACGGGGGAGATACTGCCATAGATGCAATACGATCCGCCGCTGAGACCCAAATGAAGGAATTTCCCGGGCATCCCTATGCGTACAATAATATGGCGCTGTCCCACCTGGTGAAAAACGAGCTGGAAGCAGCGCTTCCCTATCTCCTTGAAGCCGAAACACTTTCGCCGGAGGATTACATCGTCATAAACAATATTGCCCGGGTCTATTATACTCTGGGAGACAGCGAATCAGCCCGGCGGTATTTTCTGCGGCTGAGGGATTTCCCCGATTCAATAAATCAGGATTACGTGGAACGGGCATTGGAATCGCTGGAATAA
- a CDS encoding Pr6Pr family membrane protein has product MQSNIMVLVYLLLETALLLHRRRKASAGLRGSSSGALRAAASDEGDPDGGSASLLPSGLHGGVLLYILITGLVFNTMLAPSVESSGYDFLVIHLNHSITPLLFFLDWLVNRPRGSHHWHQLGVWLIYPVGYALFASLEGAAGGNFRYFFLDFTQPPAAYLAQIISVVGIFVLAAWVIIFINRRIVPERHGD; this is encoded by the coding sequence GTGCAGAGTAATATTATGGTTTTGGTGTATCTGCTGTTGGAAACCGCACTGTTGCTCCATCGCCGACGCAAAGCATCTGCGGGATTACGGGGATCCTCGTCGGGTGCACTTCGGGCAGCAGCATCCGATGAAGGGGACCCGGATGGCGGATCCGCTTCTTTGCTCCCTTCGGGACTCCACGGTGGAGTTCTTCTCTATATTTTGATAACCGGGCTGGTGTTCAACACCATGCTCGCGCCTTCTGTGGAAAGCAGCGGGTATGATTTTCTGGTGATTCATCTGAATCACAGCATTACGCCCCTGCTCTTTTTCCTGGATTGGCTGGTAAACCGACCCAGGGGTTCCCATCATTGGCATCAGCTGGGTGTATGGCTGATCTACCCTGTTGGCTACGCCCTGTTCGCCAGCCTGGAAGGGGCTGCCGGAGGGAACTTCCGCTACTTTTTCCTGGACTTCACTCAGCCTCCCGCCGCATACCTTGCACAGATCATCTCTGTAGTGGGGATATTTGTGCTTGCCGCCTGGGTGATTATATTTATCAACCGGCGGATTGTTCCGGAACGGCATGGCGATTGA
- a CDS encoding L-lactate permease: MILQTILSFFPIVFLIYLMTKKNNTPSHKALPLTALITYFLMLVVFRRDANLVHANVLDGLLTAWTPILIIWGAIFLFRTMEASGAMNTIRSWLNTVTPNKVGQLMIVGWAFPFLIEGASGFGTPAALAAPVLVGLGFPAMRVAIMALIMNTVSVSFGAVGTPTWFGFAGIDLTGAEILEIGVKSAAIHGVASLIIPIIALSFLVKWKHIRKNLGYIYLSVGATVLPYIGVAFFNYEFPALVGGGIGLVASVIFAKMGWGLDKKEGHLLDVLHPSEKDGAGAHSPSHAGIHDESSVEALSREKLQKSESLVKATFPLWGTILILIITRIPQLGLKGLLNLTEPAAFAGLGSLGVFSISPSLTLGLNNIFGTGVNWSHKILYVPSIIPFALIAGLTFLWYRSSRETVARVFSQSVSQMINPTKALLGALVFVNLMMMGGDGAAVALIGDALARTTGDAWRYFSALLGAVGSFFSGSNTVSNLTFGPIQDTIASNLGLNRTTILALQSVGGAMGNMVCINNIVAVSSVLALKRSEGYILTRTARALLVYAAVAALMSVFMA, translated from the coding sequence ATGATACTTCAGACAATACTCAGTTTTTTCCCCATTGTTTTTCTCATTTATCTCATGACGAAGAAAAACAACACTCCCAGCCACAAGGCATTGCCCCTTACGGCTCTGATCACCTATTTCCTCATGCTTGTGGTGTTCAGACGGGATGCCAATCTGGTGCACGCCAACGTTCTTGACGGTTTGCTCACCGCATGGACTCCTATTCTCATCATCTGGGGCGCCATTTTTCTGTTCCGCACCATGGAAGCCAGCGGAGCCATGAACACCATCCGCAGCTGGCTGAACACTGTCACCCCCAATAAGGTGGGGCAGCTGATGATAGTCGGCTGGGCGTTCCCCTTCCTGATTGAGGGAGCCAGCGGGTTCGGAACCCCTGCAGCTCTGGCGGCGCCGGTTCTTGTTGGGCTGGGCTTCCCTGCAATGCGGGTAGCCATTATGGCGCTGATCATGAACACGGTCTCCGTATCCTTCGGTGCTGTTGGTACGCCCACCTGGTTCGGATTTGCCGGAATCGATTTGACCGGTGCCGAAATACTGGAAATCGGGGTGAAGTCCGCCGCCATCCACGGAGTGGCAAGTCTCATTATTCCGATCATCGCACTGAGCTTTCTGGTGAAATGGAAGCATATCAGGAAAAATCTCGGCTATATCTATCTCAGCGTGGGGGCCACTGTGCTTCCCTACATTGGGGTGGCGTTCTTTAATTACGAGTTTCCTGCCCTGGTGGGGGGCGGTATCGGGCTGGTTGCCTCGGTGATATTTGCAAAAATGGGCTGGGGACTGGATAAAAAAGAGGGGCATCTTCTGGATGTGCTCCATCCTTCGGAGAAGGACGGGGCCGGGGCTCACTCCCCATCCCATGCCGGGATTCATGATGAAAGCTCTGTTGAGGCCCTTTCCCGGGAAAAGCTTCAGAAATCCGAATCTCTGGTGAAGGCGACGTTTCCCCTCTGGGGCACCATCCTTATTCTGATCATTACCAGGATCCCCCAGCTGGGACTCAAGGGACTGCTGAATCTTACCGAGCCTGCGGCCTTTGCCGGACTGGGCAGTCTGGGGGTATTCTCCATCTCTCCTTCCCTGACCCTGGGGCTGAACAATATTTTTGGAACCGGAGTGAACTGGAGTCATAAGATTCTGTATGTTCCCAGCATCATCCCCTTCGCGCTGATCGCCGGACTGACGTTCCTGTGGTACCGCAGCAGCAGGGAAACCGTTGCCCGGGTGTTCTCCCAAAGCGTTAGCCAGATGATCAATCCCACAAAGGCGCTGCTTGGCGCGTTGGTCTTCGTTAATCTGATGATGATGGGGGGAGATGGTGCCGCAGTCGCCCTTATCGGAGATGCCCTGGCCCGAACCACCGGTGATGCCTGGCGCTATTTCTCCGCCCTCCTGGGTGCGGTGGGCAGCTTCTTCAGCGGGTCAAATACGGTGAGCAATCTCACCTTCGGTCCCATTCAGGATACCATTGCATCAAACCTGGGGCTGAACCGCACAACCATTCTGGCCCTCCAGTCGGTGGGCGGCGCAATGGGAAATATGGTGTGCATCAATAACATTGTGGCGGTATCGTCCGTACTTGCTCTGAAGCGCAGTGAAGGGTATATTCTTACCCGGACAGCAAGGGCATTGCTGGTGTACGCCGCAGTGGCGGCACTCATGTCGGTATTTATGGCATGA
- a CDS encoding 2-hydroxyacid dehydrogenase, producing the protein MKIAVFSTKNWVRQSFDGANEAGSFQFTYLEARLDMNTVSLAAGHDAVCVFVNDVLDAPVIKELKNLGVETIALRCAGFNNVDLKTAHEEGLHVVRVPAYSPYAIAEHALGLILALNRRYHRAYNRIREGNFALDGLLGFDIHGKTIGVIGTGKIGQIFCRMMKGFNCRILAYDKYPNDELKAEGVEYTSLEKLYEQSDIISLHCPLTHETYHIINEYAIKSMKSGVTVINTSRGPLIDSNAVINGLKSGQIGYLGLDVYEEEGDLFFEDLSDQVIQDDTFVRLQTFPNVLITAHQAFFTKEAVDNIAETTLNNLKEIEEKGESGNSVVPEQAYGG; encoded by the coding sequence ATGAAGATAGCAGTATTCAGCACCAAAAACTGGGTGCGCCAGTCCTTTGACGGGGCGAATGAAGCAGGGTCCTTTCAATTTACCTATCTGGAAGCCCGTCTGGATATGAACACCGTCAGCCTTGCCGCCGGGCATGACGCGGTATGTGTTTTTGTAAACGATGTACTGGATGCTCCGGTCATCAAGGAGCTGAAAAACCTGGGCGTTGAAACCATCGCGCTGCGTTGTGCGGGATTTAATAACGTGGATTTAAAAACAGCCCATGAGGAAGGTCTTCATGTGGTGCGGGTTCCCGCCTACAGCCCCTACGCCATCGCGGAACACGCCCTGGGTCTCATTCTTGCACTGAACCGGCGCTACCACCGGGCGTATAACCGGATCCGGGAAGGAAATTTTGCCCTGGACGGCCTGCTGGGTTTTGACATCCACGGAAAAACCATCGGCGTGATCGGCACCGGGAAGATCGGGCAGATCTTCTGCAGGATGATGAAAGGCTTCAACTGCAGAATACTGGCCTACGATAAATATCCCAATGACGAGCTCAAGGCCGAGGGCGTTGAGTATACCAGCCTGGAAAAGCTGTACGAACAGTCGGATATTATCAGCCTTCACTGTCCCCTGACACACGAGACCTACCATATCATCAACGAGTACGCCATCAAATCCATGAAAAGCGGTGTGACGGTGATCAACACCAGCCGCGGGCCTCTCATCGATTCAAACGCGGTGATCAACGGGCTGAAAAGCGGTCAGATAGGGTATCTGGGACTTGATGTATATGAAGAGGAGGGGGATCTGTTTTTTGAAGACCTTTCGGACCAGGTGATTCAGGATGATACCTTTGTGCGCCTCCAGACCTTTCCCAATGTTCTCATTACCGCCCACCAGGCATTCTTTACCAAGGAAGCGGTGGATAATATTGCCGAGACCACTCTGAACAACCTGAAAGAAATTGAAGAGAAGGGTGAAAGCGGTAATTCTGTGGTCCCCGAACAGGCCTACGGCGGCTGA
- the fabF gene encoding beta-ketoacyl-ACP synthase II, translated as MEKKRVVITGMGTINPLAHNVKETWEKISSGVSGIDNISYFDASEISSRIAGEVRDFSIDGLYSESFKKQAKRMDEFTHFAMAASNQAVADSGLDISADPFGTGVVIGSGIGGLPSQQSNAASLAKRGPRGVGPMYIPATIGNIAAGVVSMELGIMGPNMATQTACATANHAFAVGLMMIQSGYCSSVLAGGTEDSVVEISVAGFARMQALSTNFNDTPAKASRPYDVNRDGFVISEGSGMLMLEELEHAKARGAHIYAELASVGMSGDAHDIVVPHPEGVGALHSMQMAVDRAGVNIDEIDYINTHGTSTPLGDIAESKAVYNLLKGREENVHVGSTKSMHGHLLGATAALEAILCIQAINNSLVPPNINIDEFDPKVALKEGTINTEAVQKPVRVAVSNSFGFGGHNSTVVLKKYEE; from the coding sequence ATGGAAAAAAAACGAGTAGTAATCACCGGTATGGGTACCATCAATCCCCTGGCTCACAACGTGAAGGAAACCTGGGAAAAAATATCCTCGGGGGTCAGCGGAATAGACAATATATCTTATTTCGATGCTTCGGAAATCAGTTCCCGGATCGCAGGGGAAGTGCGGGACTTCTCTATCGACGGACTGTACAGTGAAAGTTTCAAAAAACAGGCCAAGAGGATGGATGAGTTTACCCATTTTGCCATGGCAGCATCCAATCAGGCAGTTGCGGATTCGGGTCTGGATATTTCTGCAGATCCCTTCGGCACAGGTGTGGTGATCGGTTCGGGCATAGGCGGTCTTCCCAGCCAGCAGAGCAATGCCGCAAGCCTTGCCAAACGGGGCCCCCGGGGTGTGGGACCCATGTATATTCCCGCAACCATCGGAAACATAGCCGCCGGCGTCGTCAGCATGGAGCTGGGGATTATGGGCCCCAATATGGCCACCCAAACCGCCTGCGCCACAGCTAACCATGCATTTGCCGTAGGGTTGATGATGATACAAAGCGGATACTGCAGCTCCGTACTCGCAGGGGGGACCGAAGATTCGGTGGTTGAGATCTCTGTGGCGGGGTTTGCCAGAATGCAGGCCCTTTCCACCAATTTTAACGATACACCGGCAAAAGCCAGCCGCCCCTACGACGTGAACCGGGACGGGTTTGTAATCTCCGAAGGATCGGGAATGCTGATGCTGGAAGAGCTGGAGCACGCCAAAGCCCGGGGAGCTCACATATATGCCGAACTTGCATCGGTGGGAATGAGCGGGGACGCTCACGATATCGTGGTTCCCCACCCCGAGGGAGTGGGTGCTCTCCACTCCATGCAGATGGCAGTGGATCGGGCTGGAGTGAACATCGACGAAATTGACTACATCAACACCCACGGCACATCGACGCCTCTGGGTGATATTGCCGAGAGCAAGGCCGTATACAATCTTCTGAAGGGCCGTGAGGAAAACGTACACGTGGGATCCACCAAGAGCATGCACGGTCACCTGCTGGGCGCAACCGCTGCCCTGGAGGCAATCCTCTGTATACAGGCCATCAACAACTCCCTGGTTCCCCCGAATATCAATATAGATGAATTCGATCCCAAGGTTGCACTGAAAGAGGGAACCATCAACACCGAAGCGGTTCAGAAACCGGTTCGTGTGGCCGTTTCCAACAGTTTCGGTTTCGGAGGTCATAACTCCACAGTGGTGCTGAAAAAATACGAAGAATAA
- a CDS encoding YbjQ family protein: MILVNTDFVSGKTIETIEMVRGSIIQSKNIGRDIMSGLKTIVGGELKGYSQMMTEARAIATRRMVEQAEELGADGIINVRYATSSIMSGAAEILVWGTAVKFV; encoded by the coding sequence ATGATCTTAGTAAATACTGATTTTGTAAGCGGAAAAACCATTGAGACCATTGAAATGGTCAGGGGCTCAATTATTCAATCCAAGAATATCGGAAGGGACATTATGAGCGGACTGAAAACCATCGTGGGAGGGGAGCTGAAAGGCTATTCCCAGATGATGACCGAAGCCCGGGCCATTGCGACCCGTCGAATGGTTGAGCAGGCCGAAGAACTGGGTGCAGACGGAATTATCAATGTCCGCTATGCCACCAGTTCAATCATGTCCGGTGCTGCGGAAATACTGGTCTGGGGCACTGCGGTGAAATTCGTATAA
- a CDS encoding 5'-methylthioadenosine/adenosylhomocysteine nucleosidase, which produces MKTSTSPIVLLGAMDGEIEEIRNALNSREEIIIGGWLRAYRGTLEGRPVVLAKSGVGKAMCAMSTQAIFDHIAREEIPSNAAPRKPGALIFTGLAGSLNPELHIGDTLIAADCIQHDLDATALGIKRGTVPYSSHRFLESDPDLLAAAEGYRPESGRVHRGRVLTGDQFIARRNDPQYAYLREELEGDGVEMEGAAAALCAKVNSVPFLLARTISDEADGKAEVKFREFLIRASQNSLKLLTHIFSRL; this is translated from the coding sequence ATGAAAACCAGTACCTCTCCCATCGTGCTTTTAGGAGCCATGGACGGCGAAATTGAAGAGATTCGGAATGCATTGAACTCCAGAGAGGAGATCATCATCGGAGGCTGGCTCAGGGCGTACCGGGGCACTCTGGAAGGCCGGCCGGTTGTTCTGGCAAAAAGCGGAGTCGGAAAGGCGATGTGTGCCATGAGCACCCAGGCCATTTTCGACCACATTGCAAGGGAAGAAATTCCCTCCAACGCTGCGCCCCGGAAACCCGGGGCATTGATCTTCACCGGGCTGGCGGGCTCCCTCAATCCGGAACTCCACATTGGAGATACCCTCATCGCCGCAGACTGCATCCAGCATGACCTGGATGCCACTGCTTTGGGGATCAAGCGGGGAACGGTTCCCTACAGTTCCCACCGTTTTCTTGAGTCGGACCCCGATTTGCTGGCTGCCGCAGAGGGGTACCGCCCGGAGAGCGGCAGGGTGCACCGGGGGAGGGTTCTTACCGGAGACCAGTTTATCGCCCGGCGGAATGATCCACAGTACGCCTATTTACGGGAAGAGCTGGAAGGCGACGGAGTGGAAATGGAGGGGGCTGCGGCCGCACTCTGCGCGAAAGTGAACTCCGTTCCCTTCCTTCTGGCCCGAACCATATCAGATGAGGCCGACGGAAAGGCTGAGGTGAAATTCAGGGAGTTTCTCATCAGGGCAAGCCAAAACAGTCTGAAACTTCTCACCCATATCTTCTCCCGGCTTTGA